A stretch of Caenorhabditis elegans chromosome IV DNA encodes these proteins:
- the ssu-2 gene encoding Suppressor of Stomatin mutant Uncoordination (Product from WormBase gene class ssu;~Confirmed by transcript evidence): MTDVFNSLLPPDEDLEKHKKFSTSASSKMQYFDDIIPFGEFECREALEKEVKRHRYWKSKTVKKMNFDRIEPSTSIHYILESFTEARSTSEATEAANFAAMSEASCSLTGGSGALSPWDFEVMPGHLFVDQVRVFEMPGSSQINPCSACNSDGTIHCFHCRGYGTDKCSFCRGTGMKSGVAHPAVYTHPMIATFPHADLSRGYASSSTAMVRHGGSGSGSNSYGIGTPMHFMSKTGVPPPGIGTHDLCYMCHGRGIKECHHCKGGGKKPCTSCSGTGSVRNYTRIKVYFKNEKSEHYTESEIPEKLLFQAEGKRIFEEEQDYIIPISQYQEEDVNKMSKLFCAQHLQKCMGVCRVIRQRHYMNAIPISKVHFSLGGEKGIFYVYGTQKLCYFPNFPSKCVIL; this comes from the exons ATGACAGACGTCTTCAATAGTTTACTGCCTCCTGACGAGGATTTGGAGAAacacaaaaagttttcaa ccaGTGCCTCGAGCAAAATGCAATATTTCGACGATATCATCCCATTTGGAGAATTTGAGTGTCGAGAAGCTCTTGAAAAAGAAGTGAAACGTCATCGATATTGGAAGAGCAAGACTgtgaagaaaatgaattttgatcGAATAGAACCTTCAACAAGTATTCATTACATTCTCGAATCATTCACAGAAGCCAGATCCACGTCTGAAGCCACTGAAGCAGCGAATTTTGCTGCAATGAGTGAAGCTTCATGCTCTTTGACCGGTGGTAGTGGGGCGTTGAGCCCGTGGGATTTTGAAGTTATGCCGGGCCATCTTTTTGTGGATCag gtccGTGTATTCGAAATGCCTGGCTCAAGTCAAATAAATCCGTGCTCGGCGTGCAATTCGGATGGAACTATTCATTGTTTTCACTGCAGGGGATACGGAACAGATAAATGCTCGTTTTGTCG aGGTACCGGTATGAAATCTGGAGTGGCTCACCCGGCTGTATACACCCATCCAATGATTGCCACGTTTCCGCACGCGGACCTGTCACGTGGATATGCTTCTTCTTCAACTGCAATGGTCAGGCACGGTGGGTCTGGAAGTG GTAGTAACTCATATGGAATCGGTACCCCCATGCATTTCATGTCAAAAACCGGTGTCCCTCCACCTGGAATCGGAACTCATGATCTTTGTTATATGTGTCATGGGCGGGGAATCAAAGAGTGCCATCATTGTAAAGGAGGCGGCAAGAAACCGTGTACTTCGTGCTCTGGAACTGGGTCTGTTAGGAATTATACGAGGATCAAGGTttattt caaaaatgaaaaatcggaGCACTACACGGAAAGTGagattccagaaaaattactgtttcaagcgGAAGGTAAACGGATATTCGAGGAGGAGCAAGACTAT ataattccaATTTCACAATATCAAGAAGAAGATGTGaacaaaatgtcaaaactatTCTGTGCGCAGcatcttcaaaaatgtatggGAGTGTGCCGAGTGATAAGG cAACGCCACTATATGAACGCGATTCCAATCAGCAAAGTTCACTTCTCATTAGGCGGTGAAAAGGGGATTTTCTATGTGTATGGTACACAGAAACTATgctattttccgaatttcccATCGAAATGTGTGATTTTATAA
- the ssu-2 gene encoding Suppressor of Stomatin mutant Uncoordination (Product from WormBase gene class ssu;~Confirmed by transcript evidence), with protein MTDVFNSLLPPDEDLEKHKKFSTSASSKMQYFDDIIPFGEFECREALEKEVKRHRYWKSKTVKKMNFDRIEPSTSIHYILESFTEARSTSEATEAANFAAMSEASCSLTGGSGALSPWDFEVMPGHLFVDQVRVFEMPGSSQINPCSACNSDGTIHCFHCRGYGTDKCSFCRGTGMKSGVAHPAVYTHPMIATFPHADLSRGYASSSTAMVRHGSNSYGIGTPMHFMSKTGVPPPGIGTHDLCYMCHGRGIKECHHCKGGGKKPCTSCSGTGSVRNYTRIKVYFKNEKSEHYTESEIPEKLLFQAEGKRIFEEEQDYIIPISQYQEEDVNKMSKLFCAQHLQKCMGVCRVIRQRHYMNAIPISKVHFSLGGEKGIFYVYGTQKLCYFPNFPSKCVIL; from the exons ATGACAGACGTCTTCAATAGTTTACTGCCTCCTGACGAGGATTTGGAGAAacacaaaaagttttcaa ccaGTGCCTCGAGCAAAATGCAATATTTCGACGATATCATCCCATTTGGAGAATTTGAGTGTCGAGAAGCTCTTGAAAAAGAAGTGAAACGTCATCGATATTGGAAGAGCAAGACTgtgaagaaaatgaattttgatcGAATAGAACCTTCAACAAGTATTCATTACATTCTCGAATCATTCACAGAAGCCAGATCCACGTCTGAAGCCACTGAAGCAGCGAATTTTGCTGCAATGAGTGAAGCTTCATGCTCTTTGACCGGTGGTAGTGGGGCGTTGAGCCCGTGGGATTTTGAAGTTATGCCGGGCCATCTTTTTGTGGATCag gtccGTGTATTCGAAATGCCTGGCTCAAGTCAAATAAATCCGTGCTCGGCGTGCAATTCGGATGGAACTATTCATTGTTTTCACTGCAGGGGATACGGAACAGATAAATGCTCGTTTTGTCG aGGTACCGGTATGAAATCTGGAGTGGCTCACCCGGCTGTATACACCCATCCAATGATTGCCACGTTTCCGCACGCGGACCTGTCACGTGGATATGCTTCTTCTTCAACTGCAATGGTCAGGCACG GTAGTAACTCATATGGAATCGGTACCCCCATGCATTTCATGTCAAAAACCGGTGTCCCTCCACCTGGAATCGGAACTCATGATCTTTGTTATATGTGTCATGGGCGGGGAATCAAAGAGTGCCATCATTGTAAAGGAGGCGGCAAGAAACCGTGTACTTCGTGCTCTGGAACTGGGTCTGTTAGGAATTATACGAGGATCAAGGTttattt caaaaatgaaaaatcggaGCACTACACGGAAAGTGagattccagaaaaattactgtttcaagcgGAAGGTAAACGGATATTCGAGGAGGAGCAAGACTAT ataattccaATTTCACAATATCAAGAAGAAGATGTGaacaaaatgtcaaaactatTCTGTGCGCAGcatcttcaaaaatgtatggGAGTGTGCCGAGTGATAAGG cAACGCCACTATATGAACGCGATTCCAATCAGCAAAGTTCACTTCTCATTAGGCGGTGAAAAGGGGATTTTCTATGTGTATGGTACACAGAAACTATgctattttccgaatttcccATCGAAATGTGTGATTTTATAA
- the ssu-2 gene encoding Suppressor of Stomatin mutant Uncoordination (Product from WormBase gene class ssu;~Confirmed by transcript evidence) — MFSLYSDIEFVPIAGYKPPNYEASASSKMQYFDDIIPFGEFECREALEKEVKRHRYWKSKTVKKMNFDRIEPSTSIHYILESFTEARSTSEATEAANFAAMSEASCSLTGGSGALSPWDFEVMPGHLFVDQVRVFEMPGSSQINPCSACNSDGTIHCFHCRGYGTDKCSFCRGTGMKSGVAHPAVYTHPMIATFPHADLSRGYASSSTAMVRHGSNSYGIGTPMHFMSKTGVPPPGIGTHDLCYMCHGRGIKECHHCKGGGKKPCTSCSGTGSVRNYTRIKVYFKNEKSEHYTESEIPEKLLFQAEGKRIFEEEQDYIIPISQYQEEDVNKMSKLFCAQHLQKCMGVCRVIRQRHYMNAIPISKVHFSLGGEKGIFYVYGTQKLCYFPNFPSKCVIL, encoded by the exons ATGTTCTCATTATATTCTGATATTGAATTTGTCCCGATTGCAGGGTATAAACCCCCGAATTATGAAG ccaGTGCCTCGAGCAAAATGCAATATTTCGACGATATCATCCCATTTGGAGAATTTGAGTGTCGAGAAGCTCTTGAAAAAGAAGTGAAACGTCATCGATATTGGAAGAGCAAGACTgtgaagaaaatgaattttgatcGAATAGAACCTTCAACAAGTATTCATTACATTCTCGAATCATTCACAGAAGCCAGATCCACGTCTGAAGCCACTGAAGCAGCGAATTTTGCTGCAATGAGTGAAGCTTCATGCTCTTTGACCGGTGGTAGTGGGGCGTTGAGCCCGTGGGATTTTGAAGTTATGCCGGGCCATCTTTTTGTGGATCag gtccGTGTATTCGAAATGCCTGGCTCAAGTCAAATAAATCCGTGCTCGGCGTGCAATTCGGATGGAACTATTCATTGTTTTCACTGCAGGGGATACGGAACAGATAAATGCTCGTTTTGTCG aGGTACCGGTATGAAATCTGGAGTGGCTCACCCGGCTGTATACACCCATCCAATGATTGCCACGTTTCCGCACGCGGACCTGTCACGTGGATATGCTTCTTCTTCAACTGCAATGGTCAGGCACG GTAGTAACTCATATGGAATCGGTACCCCCATGCATTTCATGTCAAAAACCGGTGTCCCTCCACCTGGAATCGGAACTCATGATCTTTGTTATATGTGTCATGGGCGGGGAATCAAAGAGTGCCATCATTGTAAAGGAGGCGGCAAGAAACCGTGTACTTCGTGCTCTGGAACTGGGTCTGTTAGGAATTATACGAGGATCAAGGTttattt caaaaatgaaaaatcggaGCACTACACGGAAAGTGagattccagaaaaattactgtttcaagcgGAAGGTAAACGGATATTCGAGGAGGAGCAAGACTAT ataattccaATTTCACAATATCAAGAAGAAGATGTGaacaaaatgtcaaaactatTCTGTGCGCAGcatcttcaaaaatgtatggGAGTGTGCCGAGTGATAAGG cAACGCCACTATATGAACGCGATTCCAATCAGCAAAGTTCACTTCTCATTAGGCGGTGAAAAGGGGATTTTCTATGTGTATGGTACACAGAAACTATgctattttccgaatttcccATCGAAATGTGTGATTTTATAA
- the ssu-2 gene encoding Suppressor of Stomatin mutant Uncoordination (Product from WormBase gene class ssu;~Confirmed by transcript evidence), which yields MFSLYSDIEFVPIAGYKPPNYEASASSKMQYFDDIIPFGEFECREALEKEVKRHRYWKSKTVKKMNFDRIEPSTSIHYILESFTEARSTSEATEAANFAAMSEASCSLTGGSGALSPWDFEVMPGHLFVDQVRVFEMPGSSQINPCSACNSDGTIHCFHCRGYGTDKCSFCRGTGMKSGVAHPAVYTHPMIATFPHADLSRGYASSSTAMVRHGGSGSGSNSYGIGTPMHFMSKTGVPPPGIGTHDLCYMCHGRGIKECHHCKGGGKKPCTSCSGTGSVRNYTRIKVYFKNEKSEHYTESEIPEKLLFQAEGKRIFEEEQDYIIPISQYQEEDVNKMSKLFCAQHLQKCMGVCRVIRQRHYMNAIPISKVHFSLGGEKGIFYVYGTQKLCYFPNFPSKCVIL from the exons ATGTTCTCATTATATTCTGATATTGAATTTGTCCCGATTGCAGGGTATAAACCCCCGAATTATGAAG ccaGTGCCTCGAGCAAAATGCAATATTTCGACGATATCATCCCATTTGGAGAATTTGAGTGTCGAGAAGCTCTTGAAAAAGAAGTGAAACGTCATCGATATTGGAAGAGCAAGACTgtgaagaaaatgaattttgatcGAATAGAACCTTCAACAAGTATTCATTACATTCTCGAATCATTCACAGAAGCCAGATCCACGTCTGAAGCCACTGAAGCAGCGAATTTTGCTGCAATGAGTGAAGCTTCATGCTCTTTGACCGGTGGTAGTGGGGCGTTGAGCCCGTGGGATTTTGAAGTTATGCCGGGCCATCTTTTTGTGGATCag gtccGTGTATTCGAAATGCCTGGCTCAAGTCAAATAAATCCGTGCTCGGCGTGCAATTCGGATGGAACTATTCATTGTTTTCACTGCAGGGGATACGGAACAGATAAATGCTCGTTTTGTCG aGGTACCGGTATGAAATCTGGAGTGGCTCACCCGGCTGTATACACCCATCCAATGATTGCCACGTTTCCGCACGCGGACCTGTCACGTGGATATGCTTCTTCTTCAACTGCAATGGTCAGGCACGGTGGGTCTGGAAGTG GTAGTAACTCATATGGAATCGGTACCCCCATGCATTTCATGTCAAAAACCGGTGTCCCTCCACCTGGAATCGGAACTCATGATCTTTGTTATATGTGTCATGGGCGGGGAATCAAAGAGTGCCATCATTGTAAAGGAGGCGGCAAGAAACCGTGTACTTCGTGCTCTGGAACTGGGTCTGTTAGGAATTATACGAGGATCAAGGTttattt caaaaatgaaaaatcggaGCACTACACGGAAAGTGagattccagaaaaattactgtttcaagcgGAAGGTAAACGGATATTCGAGGAGGAGCAAGACTAT ataattccaATTTCACAATATCAAGAAGAAGATGTGaacaaaatgtcaaaactatTCTGTGCGCAGcatcttcaaaaatgtatggGAGTGTGCCGAGTGATAAGG cAACGCCACTATATGAACGCGATTCCAATCAGCAAAGTTCACTTCTCATTAGGCGGTGAAAAGGGGATTTTCTATGTGTATGGTACACAGAAACTATgctattttccgaatttcccATCGAAATGTGTGATTTTATAA
- the Y67A10A.7 gene encoding Armadillo repeat-containing domain-containing protein (Confirmed by transcript evidence), with protein sequence MGQQNSGFVVEIASPRLGRFQAVPQKDPDESNPEWRITVNPAAELVGSPRLRALIDRLYHHQKLLTDFDAKQILSALQCMDPTAELLLPLLTVLSNATAYPSNQLLMREFRLTNRVVEMLPDSKHWPRSTRVILLQCIANMAVASDNMEVMKHALNHIVFRLSSEDEMEVVVAMQALTNLSINIRKDQIPKFVPVIPHCLNRLWVRGEVNLNALRLLVNLSCCPDMVPFLLGNKSVSGLLRILDTDREEVLIRAVTWILCTTSAVQALNITYERIAEHNLDPFHNPSHTLYFSIYGPKGREELEAQARHLTEHSNKDVASKAQRLLETLASVPSFPTAGSHLNRL encoded by the exons ATGGGCCAGCAGAATTCGGGATTCGTGGTCGAGATTGCCAGTCCAAGGCTTGGTCGGTTTCAG GCTGTGCCCCAAAAAGATCCAGACGAAAGCAATCCGGAATGGAGGATTACTGTAAATCCAGCAGCCGAACTAGTAGGATCACCGAGGTTACGGGCACTCATTGATCGGCTATATCATCATCAGAAATTGCTTACTGACTTTGATGCAAAACAG attctctCCGCTCTTCAATGTATGGACCCAACAGCAGAACTTCTCCTCCCACTGCTCACAGTTTTATCAAATGCAACCGCCTATCCGTCGAATCAATTATTAATGAGAGAATTTCGATTAACAAATCGAGTTGTTGAAATGTTACCGGATTCGAAGCATTGGCCAAGATCTACTCGAGTTATTTTGTTACAGTGTATTGCAAATATGGCAGTGGCTTCTGATAATATG GAAGTGATGAAACATGCTCTAAACCATATCGTCTTCCGATTAAGTTCTGAAGATGAAATGGAAGTTGTAGTTGCAATGCAAGCACTCACAAatctttcaataaatattcGAAAGGatcaaattccgaaatttgtTCCAGTAATACCACATTGTCTTAATAGATTATGGGTTCGTGGAGAAGTGAATTTAAATGCTCTTCGGCTACTTGTTAATCTCTCATGTTGTCCTGATATGGTTCcatttttacttggaaataaGTCAGTTTCTGGTCTTCTTCGAATATTGGATACTGATCGAGAAGAGGTTCTTATCAGAGCAGTCACGTGGATTTTATGTACGACTTCTGCAGTTCAGGCGTTGAATATTACGTATGAAAGGATAGCTGAACATAATTTG GATCCATTCCATAATCCATCTCACACTCTCTATTTCTCTATATACGGCCCAAAAGGACGGGAGGAACTGGAAGCACAAGCCAGGCATCTGACAGAACATTCGAATAAGGATGTGGCTAGTAAAGCACAACGATTACTTGAAACACTCGCAAGT gttcccTCGTTCCCAACAGCTGGATCTCATTTGAATCGACTCTAA
- the paqr-3 gene encoding Progestin and AdipoQ Receptor family (Product from WormBase gene class paqr;~Confirmed by transcript evidence): protein MTKKMCAKSAFHINNETINIWSHLLGFIYFTYQQYNTNYIVLPSIGSHPSDHFVFTLSIFGMQMCMLLSASYHTFGCTSIEMRQKWLKMDIFGISAGLLGMYLNGIYTAFFCFQDHLTSYIYILLGIFVITAYVPTRQDFFERKIIGSRVGLLHIIYCIIITFGICPTVHWVFLHGGFENDHVTKWFPNVVVLYSLIAAAFMFYVTMVPEKLWPGKFDVVGCSHQWWHIFILGAMIYWQQSGNQLLTEYRSFTDSCHRFIPRNFSEISSSSVNSNYSNSPAM, encoded by the exons ATGACCAAGAAAATGTGTGCAAAGAG cgCTTTCCACATCAACAACGAAACAATCAATATTTGGAGTCATTTACTAGGATTTATCTACTTCACATATCAACAATACAACACAAACTACATAGTTCTACCGTCAATCGGATCTCATCcttctgatcattttgttttcacattatcgatttttggaatgcAAATGTGTATGCTCTTATCAGCCAGTTATCATACTTTTGGGTGTACGAGTATTGAAATGCGACagaaatggctgaaaatggatattttcGGGATTTCGGCGGGTCTTCTTGGAATGTATCTCAATGGGATTTACACGgcgtttttctgttttcag gaccATCTCACCTCGTATATCTACATCTTACTGGGCATTTTTGTAATCACCGCGTATGTACCAACTCGGCAAGACTTCTTTGAGCGCAAAATTATTG gctccCGAGTTGGTCTCCTTCACATAATTTATTGTATAATCATTACATTTGGCATCTGTCCAACAGTTCATTGGGTATTCCTTCATGGAGGATTTGAGAATGATCATGTTACT aaatggttTCCAAATGTAGTAGTTCTCTACTCGTTAATAGCTGCTGCCTTTATGTTTTACGTCACAATGGTGCCGGAAAAACTGTGGCCAG gaaaattcGACGTGGTCGGATGTTCCCATCAATGGTGGCATATTTTCATTCTCGGAGCAATGATCTATTGGCAACAATCTGGAAATCAATTGCTCACTGAATATCGATCATTCACTGACAGTTGCCATCGATTTATTCCCagaaatttctctgaaatctcttcttcttcagtCAATTCCAATTATAGTAATAGTCCCGCCATGTAA
- the paqr-3 gene encoding Progestin and AdipoQ Receptor family (Product from WormBase gene class paqr;~Confirmed by transcript evidence) has translation MRKRCLKCNLKDVCHNHERYRLVSKHKLHKTLWQNDYVINHYRPPAMTKKMCAKSAFHINNETINIWSHLLGFIYFTYQQYNTNYIVLPSIGSHPSDHFVFTLSIFGMQMCMLLSASYHTFGCTSIEMRQKWLKMDIFGISAGLLGMYLNGIYTAFFCFQDHLTSYIYILLGIFVITAYVPTRQDFFERKIIGSRVGLLHIIYCIIITFGICPTVHWVFLHGGFENDHVTKWFPNVVVLYSLIAAAFMFYVTMVPEKLWPGKFDVVGCSHQWWHIFILGAMIYWQQSGNQLLTEYRSFTDSCHRFIPRNFSEISSSSVNSNYSNSPAM, from the exons ATGCGAAAACGATGTCTGAAGTGCAATTTGAAAGATGTATGCCATAATCATGAGAGGTATCGACTGGTTAGCAA ACACAAACTTCACAAGACCCTATGGCAAAATGACTACGTCATCAATCACTACAGGCCCCCGGCGATGACCAAGAAAATGTGTGCAAAGAG cgCTTTCCACATCAACAACGAAACAATCAATATTTGGAGTCATTTACTAGGATTTATCTACTTCACATATCAACAATACAACACAAACTACATAGTTCTACCGTCAATCGGATCTCATCcttctgatcattttgttttcacattatcgatttttggaatgcAAATGTGTATGCTCTTATCAGCCAGTTATCATACTTTTGGGTGTACGAGTATTGAAATGCGACagaaatggctgaaaatggatattttcGGGATTTCGGCGGGTCTTCTTGGAATGTATCTCAATGGGATTTACACGgcgtttttctgttttcag gaccATCTCACCTCGTATATCTACATCTTACTGGGCATTTTTGTAATCACCGCGTATGTACCAACTCGGCAAGACTTCTTTGAGCGCAAAATTATTG gctccCGAGTTGGTCTCCTTCACATAATTTATTGTATAATCATTACATTTGGCATCTGTCCAACAGTTCATTGGGTATTCCTTCATGGAGGATTTGAGAATGATCATGTTACT aaatggttTCCAAATGTAGTAGTTCTCTACTCGTTAATAGCTGCTGCCTTTATGTTTTACGTCACAATGGTGCCGGAAAAACTGTGGCCAG gaaaattcGACGTGGTCGGATGTTCCCATCAATGGTGGCATATTTTCATTCTCGGAGCAATGATCTATTGGCAACAATCTGGAAATCAATTGCTCACTGAATATCGATCATTCACTGACAGTTGCCATCGATTTATTCCCagaaatttctctgaaatctcttcttcttcagtCAATTCCAATTATAGTAATAGTCCCGCCATGTAA